atCAGATGACTGAGCATGTCAATCTCAACGTTCAGTCCCGTTACCTAAATTATTTTAGatggttttttttcccccccaagaGTTTTCATTTGGGGATGCTAAGTGCATTCATGATATAACATTGATGTCATGTGGCTACATTTCATGTATTTGCTAATGCTGTGCTACAAACTCAGTCCTGTTACTTTATTAACCAttttacatttagaaaaaacttgtaaaaaaaatacataaagtgGCCTGAGATTGACCGTTACACATTTTGAATGGTTAATGTGTGTTATGAGATACAGTgctgtaaaatgttttaatttttaaaagttACATGCAAATGGCCCCGATTCTGTGGAATGGCCTGCCTTCACGAGGGTTGTAATGTTCAGTTGTTTGTTGAAAGTGTAGGCCTCGACTCAACTTTACCTTGGATTGAGATGTAGATTTAATTGAGACCTATAGATTTAAAAACTACTTCAGTAAAACCTCTCTagaacagtttcaacaaaaagtGATTATGAAGGTAGGTTTTTTGCTCACTGTATACACTAAGGTTTATTGGTCCCGTGTTTCCTTGCCCCAATAGGGACATGGATCATTTTGTACAACGTGATACCCACGTGGACGAGTGCATTATGGATGATCGTCACTGATGGGGATATAACAAGCATCATTAGGTGTGTTACATGCACAAACCCAGCAGCTTAATATTAGAgttgcaatgattaatcaattagttgtaaactattaaattaatcaccaactattttgataatcaattaaccgGTTCGAGTAcattaagaaaacaaaagtccAAATTCTccaattccagcttcttaaatgtgaatattttctgatttatttactcctctatgacagtaaactgaatatctttgagttgtggacaaaacaagtcatttgaTTTTGTGTCGAtttcatcttgggctttgggaaacactgatcaacattttacaGATCAATCAACTtattaatcaagaaaacaatCTACGGATTAACAGACAATGAAAatcatcattagttgcagctctatttaaTATTGAATTATTGATGTGGCCTGAAATTGCACTGTAGTCTTGCACCAATAATGCCTTAGAGAAAATTAAGAGAACTTTAAAAACGACACCATTGATCAGCACACAATCAACAGTGTAAATAATCAACTTTATCAGCATTGTAGACTTAAGTCCCCCAACTGTAATTCCTCAGTTTGAGGTCCTGTGATGTCTACGCTCCCTCTACTGGGCGGTTACAACAATGCAggcctgttgcagtgtattcaTTAGTTACTTTTTAAGGTCCAgctaaagaaaagtaaaagctGGCCAaagttaataatataatattcaatgAATATTTAAGAATGGagtcttgtttttcttcaaaAAAGACAATTTATTCATCCATTAAATCGTAAAGGCATTCaaatatttttctaaaaaaGTTCTGTCAACAATTCAAAACATCCTTTGCTAACCCAAGTACAGCTTCAgtgcaaatacaaataaatacatagtaaATATTTAAGAATTCACCTTTATAAATGTAGGTTtactatacattttttaaaacatgttttttcttcaAGTACTCACTAAGTTAAATAAACATGGTGTTGCTTTAAGAGAAAACTAaagcaaaacattaaaacaataaatgtctAAGGGAAATCATGGAGTTAACAAAAGggtaaaacaacattttttgcTCTTTTGGAGGTTAACTAAGAAATCAAGAGCTCCATGGAGAATCACCAACAGGTTGATCCTCTACAACTGCTGTTTGTCAGGGTGCTATAAGTGGGGAATTCTGAACGACAGCCGAGCAGCTCTAGGTCTCTGTCAGGACTCTAAGAACGAGACGGGGCTTCCTCGCACCGTAGTGTCCACACTTTGACCCAAGCCTGACGAAGAACAGCTGCAATGGGAGGGAAAAGGGATGGAGGGGTCAATTTAGGCATTGAAAAGTATTCTTTAAAACATGTCAACTATTCTGTCCAAGCTCGTACCTTTCACAGTCTGAGTCGAAGGAGACTTTGTCCTCCGGTCTGCTGATGATGCCGCTGCTGGAACGCTGAATGGCTTCAGCCACCGTGTACCTGGTCTTACCGAGAGCACACCTCTCCATCTTTGTGATGCTGAGGTCTGACTGGAGGAACATATGGAGTCGACTGTCCGATAACAACAAAGGTTTCTCAACAACACTAGAGAAGGAAGGACATTAATGGCACAATGTCAACCAGTGAACATAGACCAGgtttactaaaaataaaaactatgtcctttaagaaaaactaaactgaatcgATATTGCCtgggtaaaataaaataaaagtaaatgtatttccatttagattttttagCAGTGATATATCACAATTGAAAAATGGAGACAACATGAattgttgaaccacagaaattgaatgTACTTGATCTTCCATGGGGTGGCGCTATGCCGCAATTGCTTCACAATGGATACTAAAGTAGTGCAAAGATTAAACGTTATGGCCATAGTGCTCACGGGgttaatgtatttttgtaggccaaccaggaagttagcatcgccctggttccctcgacgaAAGGCCAATGTGATTTGTCCATCGGATTAAGTTTATGATAcctacatgttttgttcagcaaaataatctccacaaattaacggCACTTAATGATTTTTGTAGTTTGAATGCAATCGTCAGAAGGAAAAGCTAACGTTGGGCTATaaacatttaaacgtaaacattttgTACCCACtagttagcaaccgcctttctTTAAAAAAGGCATGTAAAAGCTTAAAAACTCATGAGTGGGAAAtctactgacgtattttatgttgtagaagaAAATGTTAAATTCTCTTACGCTTGCGTgaaccacagactttatttcaggtatctaactaaaaacccatcgaCATACGAGAcaagggaactggaagtgctaaaatgctaactcatttctagGTTTTACAACTCATTCCCGCAGCATTTTATCCCTatacagttctccaaccatttattttgtatgtatatgtagctacatacttctgagacattatagctggctttaacaaaaaacaaactaaatctaCTGTGAAACTAAgtataaaaactaaacctttttaagaaactgaaactaaaaatagtaaacacactgaaaactaactaaaactaaagttaaataaatacaactgaaataatataaaaactaaaggGTACCATTAGATGGCAATGCTATAATTTGGTCGCTGCCATTGCTTTAGCTGTGCAGAAACTCACCTTTCTAAAAACTCCTGGAAGCCCTTCATCCTCTGAAAGACCTGCTCTGCGTTCTTCAGACTGAAGAACGGGTTCCAGGGCGGTAACTTGGGTAACTCCCTGGACCGAGAACAAAGACAATGAATTTAGCATGCTCGGTTAAGTCAGACACAATGGAAGTCTGATTCATTATAGTGAGCTAACGTGTCAATAAAATGATATGAACATACATGATCAGAGCATTC
This Sebastes fasciatus isolate fSebFas1 chromosome 17, fSebFas1.pri, whole genome shotgun sequence DNA region includes the following protein-coding sequences:
- the snx10a gene encoding sorting nexin-10A translates to MDSMLDNLSKTEFISICVREPRVLKDDFWHTHVDYEICLHTNSMCYRKKTSCVRRRYSEFVWLRHCLAQNALIMELPKLPPWNPFFSLKNAEQVFQRMKGFQEFLESVVEKPLLLSDSRLHMFLQSDLSITKMERCALGKTRYTVAEAIQRSSSGIISRPEDKVSFDSDCESCSSSGLGQSVDTTVRGSPVSFLES